A stretch of the Dioscorea cayenensis subsp. rotundata cultivar TDr96_F1 chromosome 4, TDr96_F1_v2_PseudoChromosome.rev07_lg8_w22 25.fasta, whole genome shotgun sequence genome encodes the following:
- the LOC120259059 gene encoding aldehyde dehydrogenase family 3 member H1-like: MEELGQKLSFDAKRAMVNELRRSFEEGKTMGYEWRVAQLKAILRMMDEREADFMAALHSDLSKPYFESFLHEISLIRASCSLFLKQLKHWMKPVKVLAAITTYPSTAHIVSEPLGVVLVISTWNYPFMLSLEPVIGAIAAGNAVVLKPSEVAPATSAMFAKVFPEYVDNSCIRVVEGAIHETTALLKQRWDKIFYTGNSRVAKSIMTAAAKNLTPVILELGGKSPVVVDPNCDLKIVAKRIVVGKWGCNNGQACVCPDYIITTKSFAPRLVDALKSTLEGFYGKDPQQSKDLSRIVNSKHFARLTRLLDEDRVSGNVVHGGQRDEKQLFIAPTIVLNAPLDSPIMTEEIFGPLLPITTVDKVEDSFSVIKSRPKPLSAYLFTKNKKLEEKFVMTISAGGILINDTTLQVANPDLPFGGVGESGFGSYHGKFSFDAFSHKKGVLSRGFGGETPARYPPYTPWKQALLRNLINGSIITLILVLLGWPMA, translated from the exons ATGGAGGAATTAGGGCAGAAGTTGAGCTTCGACGCAAAGAGAGCGATGGTGAACGAGTTGAGAAGAAGCTTTGAGGAGGGCAAAACGATGGGATACGAGTGGAGAGTGGCTCAGCTAAAGGCGATCCTTAGAATGATGGATGAGAGAGAAGCTGATTTCATGGCCGCTCTCCATTCCGATCTCTCCAAGCCCTACTTTGAATCCTTTCTCCATGAG ATTTCTTTAATTAGGGCTTCGTGTTCGTTGTTTCTTAAACAATTGAAGCATTGGATGAAGCCAGTGAAG GTTCTAGCGGCGATCACCACTTATCCTTCAACAGCTCACATTGTTTCTGAACCGCTTGGTGTTGTGTTGGTCATTTCGACCTGGAATTATCCTTTTA TGCTATCTCTTGAACCTGTGATTGGAGCTATTGCAGCAGGCAATGCAGTTGTTTTAAAGCCATCAGAAGTAGCACCTGCAACATCAGCAATGTTTGCCAAAGTTTTTCCAGAATATGTGGATAATTCATGCATCAGAGTTGTAGAGGGAGCTATTCATGAAACTACTGCACTTTTGAAGCAGAGATGGGATAAAATTTTCTACACAG GTAATTCCAGAGTCGCAAAAAGTATAATGACTGCAGCTGCAAAAAATCTAACTCCAGTGATTTTGGAACTCGGAGGAAAATCACCTGTGGTGGTTGATCCTAATTGTGATTTGAAG ATTGTGGCAAAGAGAATTGTTGTTGGGAAGTGGGGCTGCAACAATGGACAAGCTTGTGTATGTCCAGACTACATAATAACAACTAAATCATTTGCTCCACGATTG GTGGATGCACTGAAAAGCACTTTGGAGGGATTCTATGGGAAAGATCCACAACAATCGAAAGATTTATCTCGCATTGTGAATTCCAAACATTTTGCGCGCTTGACACGGCTCCTAGATGAAGATCGAGTCTCTGGCAATGTTGTTCATGGAGGTCAGCGGGACGAGAAACAGCT ATTCATAGCTCCCACGATCGTGTTAAATGCTCCACTGGATTCACCGATAATGACGGAAGAAATATTTGGTCCTTTGCTTCCGATCACGACG GTTGACAAGGTGGAAGATAGTTTCAGTGTAATAAAATCCAGGCCAAAACCTCTTTCTGCTTATCTGTTCACCAAGAACAAGAAGCTTGAAGAGAAGTTTGTGATGACCATTTCCGCAGGGGGGATACTCATAAACGACACAACCTTACAG GTCGCGAACCCTGATCTACCATTTGGAGGAGTAGGAGAGAGTGGGTTCGGTTCTTAtcatggaaaattttcatttgatgCATTTAGTCACAAGAAGGGTGTACTATCCCGCGGCTTCGGAGGAGAAACCCCAGCAAGATACCCGCCTTATACTCCATGGAAGCAGGCACTCCTAAGGAATCTGATTAATGGTAGTATTATAACCCTAATACTAGTCCTTCTAGGATGGCCCATGGCATGA
- the LOC120259060 gene encoding uncharacterized protein LOC120259060, translating into MVKEAHMEVDSGRCSNGVLQSSEEDDLDGFCGSDVDSDKEGGISFCRVCHCAESDSRGDTALGFLDILPPLRDAVEKNGDGDLNNKVSPRFIEKDVIHTKSSTREPKFIEFVSPEGEVFVCSNDLESGSFHQQDMLISLGCSCKNELALVHYACALKWFISHGSTVCEICGNVASNVRSADFKKVMASLKDYESLRERTATGEVTHTDVETNSSVDPDALAAIRRQRLSEISSWFNPHNNTATVSHENFDQLFSAPTEQISSVESSATRWTLEGTGILVATGLLTLVLAWLVAPHVGKKIAISGLYILLGCVCALTTLVSLRFISSRFTYGPTRYWTISFVFGFLIFGIWAERTRHIRSS; encoded by the exons ATGGTCAAGGAAGCACACATGGAAGTAGATAGTGGTAGATGTAGTAACGGTGTTTTGCAATCATCTGAGGAAGATGATTTAGATGGTTTTTGTGGATCAGATGTGGATTCAGATAAGGAAGGAGGCATTTCGTTCTGTCGTGTGTGTCACTGTGCTGAATCGGACAGCAGAGGTGATACGGCATTAGGTTTCTTAGACATTCTCCCTCCATTACGGGATGCGGTAGAGAAAAATGGAGATGGTGacttaaataataaagtttcCCCCAGGTTTATTGAAAAGGATGTCATCCACACCAAGAGTAGCACAAGGGAACCTAAATTTATTGAGTTTGTGAGCCCTGAAGGAGAGGTCTTTGTCTGTAGCAATGATCTGGAATCGGGTTCCTTTCATCAGCAAGATATGCTGATCAGTCTTGGGTGCTCTTGCAAAAATGAACTTGCTCTTGTGCACTATGCGTGTGCATTGAAGTGGTTCATTAGCCATGGATCCACAGTTTGTGAAATATGTGGAAATGTTGCCTCAAATGTTAGGTCTGCTGATTTCAAAAAGGTGATGGCATCTTTAAAAGACTATGAATCGTTAAGGGAACGGACTGCTACCGGAGAAGTTACTCATACTGATGTGGAGACAAATTCAAGTGTAGATCCTGATGCTCTTGCTGCCATTCGAAGACAAAGGCTCAGTGAAATATCTTCGTGGTTCAATCCTCACAATAATACTGCTACAGTGTCACATGAAAATTTTGATCAGTTATTCAGTGCTCCCACTGAACAAATATCTTCTGTAGAGAGTTCTGCAACAAGATGGACTCTAGAAGGTACAGGGATATTGGTAGCCACTGGTCTCCTCACATTGGTCCTTGCATGGCTAGTTGCCCCTCATGTTGGTAAG AAAATCGCAATTTCCGGTCTTTATATTCTTCTTGGATGTGTGTGTGCCCTGACAACACTTGTCTCTCTTAGATTT ATATCTTCTCGATTCACATATGGACCAACAAGATATTGGACAATTTCTTTTGTATTTGGGTTCTTAATATTTGGGATTTGGGCAGAACGGACTCGTCACATCCGTTCTTCATGA
- the LOC120258334 gene encoding gibberellin 20 oxidase 2-like, whose product MDSSSILLSPQELIFFDTSILQTQSKIQKEFIWPQTERPYSLQDLQAPLIDLQGFFSGHHDSTYTASKLIDTACRSHGFFQVINHGVDLSLSHQALNFLDDFFSLPLSLKLHASRKPGTMWGYAGAHADRFSSKLPWKETLSFPYHNSTISNSNPVVLDYFTSNFGNDFKQFGLVYQKYCEEMEKLALAIMELLAISLGVERMYFRDFFKNSDSIMRCNYYPPCQEPELVFGTGPHCDPTSLTILQQDHVGGLQVFANDQWKAVPPVPDALVINIGDTFMALSNGKYKSCLHRAVVNRHRARKSLAYFLCPQEDKVVRAPPVIVEGPRKYPDFSWAELREFTQKHYRADMNTLQSFSQWLLSSSSASIELS is encoded by the exons atggACTCAAGCTCCATCCTCCTTTCCCCTCAAGAACTCATCTTCTTTGACACATCAATCCTCCAAACCCAATCCAAAATCCAGAAAGAATTCATATGGCCCCAAACTGAGCGTCCATACTCTTTACAAGATCTCCAAGCTCCATTAATAGACCTCCAAGGCTTCTTCTCAGGCCATCATGACTCCACCTACACTGCCTCTAAGCTCATCGACACCGCGTGCCGGTCTCATGGCTTTTTCCAAGTCATCAATCACGGCGTcgatctttctctttctcatcaAGCTCTCAACTTCTTGGATGACTTCTTCTCCCTCCCTCTCAGTCTCAAGCTCCATGCAAGCCGTAAACCAGGTACTATGTGGGGTTATGCCGGCGCTCACGCCGACCGCTTCTCCTCCAAGCTCCCTTGGAAAGAGACCTTGTCCTTTCCTTACCATAACTCTACCATCTCCAATTCCAATCCTGTTGTCTTAGATTACTTCACTTCCAATTTCGGCAATGATTTCAAGCAATTTGG GTTGGTGTACCAAAAATATTGTGAAGAGATGGAGAAGCTAGCACTTGCAATAATGGAGCTTTTGGCCATAAGTTTAGGGGTGGAGAGGATGTATTtcagagatttttttaaaaacagtgACTCAATAATGAGATGCAACTATTATCCACCATGTCAAGAGCCGGAGCTGGTTTTCGGTACCGGCCCTCACTGTGACCCAACTTCCCTTACCATTCTCCAACAAGACCATGTCGGCGGCCTCCAAGTCTTCGCTAACGATCAATGGAAAGCTGTGCCTCCTGTGCCTGATGCTCTCGTCATCAACATAGGAGACACCTtcatg gcCTTGTCTAATGGGAAGTACAAGAGTTGTTTACATAGAGCAGTGGTGAACCGACACCGGGCTCGGAAGTCACTGGCTTACTTTCTTTGTCCTCAAGAAGATAAGGTGGTCCGGGCACCTCCAGTGATCGTCGAAGGGCCAAGGAAATACCCGGACTTCAGTTGGGCAGAGCTTAGAGAGTTCACTCAGAAACACTATAGAGCTGATATGAATACTCTTCAGAGCTTCTCTCAGTGGTTGctctcatcatcatcagcatcaatAGAACTCAGTTAA